A DNA window from Leptolyngbya sp. KIOST-1 contains the following coding sequences:
- a CDS encoding DUF3352 domain-containing protein, which produces MKFQSFIRPLAIAAGLVLVLGLGLLGRLTLNTPLYLIERGGQAQPQALQFVPKQASVVASVLVRPDRLADLWEYLAAPRLRQETRRDQQLIEQALLANTGLSYSRDIQPWLGEEVTAALVSPDLDQDPSNGTTPGYLVALVCNDSAAAQAALELYWQNRAIAGDALTFEDFSGNRLIYARRAASRLPDTDTAQLATALVANRYLLAANHPDVLRQALTAAQSNDLNLQTDRRYKLALRSLPQARIGLLALNWPAIHHWLHPEQEADLSLTQLETADDEVGWGLMSWQLTHQGLVGHTALLAAQGHRLHPQPATVGGWDAIAPYLPEALAVTAGGTDLAALGRHLKPLLALIDPTGNGSAPLSHVFDSALGSGVAELLQTGIDRAYGLGLQRLDAGSPDWLVVAPQSDSLNNTLEALNDLARQQGLGVGSLDVRGTPAIAWTRLALPNRGARPLQVVAEVAGLHAQVDQYEVLAASAATLDTVLHPNDSARQHPAWWPQVAQLPGPSNGYVHIDWAQVQAGLAQAVPRWRLWGAAAEPALKHLRQVTLVSGDRTDSMQTGSIVVQLSNQ; this is translated from the coding sequence ATGAAGTTTCAATCCTTTATTCGTCCCCTCGCCATTGCCGCTGGGCTGGTGCTGGTGCTGGGTCTGGGCCTGCTGGGCCGCCTCACCCTCAACACGCCGCTATACCTGATTGAGCGCGGTGGCCAGGCCCAGCCCCAGGCGCTTCAGTTTGTGCCCAAGCAGGCCTCGGTGGTGGCCTCGGTGCTGGTGCGCCCCGATCGCCTCGCCGACTTGTGGGAGTACCTGGCCGCCCCCCGCCTGCGCCAGGAGACCCGCCGCGACCAGCAGTTGATTGAGCAGGCGCTGCTGGCCAACACTGGCCTGAGCTACAGCCGCGACATTCAGCCCTGGCTGGGGGAAGAGGTGACTGCCGCCCTGGTCAGCCCCGACCTCGACCAGGACCCCAGCAACGGCACCACCCCTGGCTACCTGGTGGCGCTGGTCTGCAACGACAGCGCGGCGGCCCAGGCAGCTCTGGAGCTGTACTGGCAAAACCGCGCGATCGCAGGCGATGCCCTCACCTTTGAAGACTTTTCGGGCAACCGGCTGATCTACGCCCGCCGGGCCGCGTCGCGGTTACCGGACACCGATACGGCTCAGCTGGCCACCGCCCTGGTGGCCAACCGCTACCTGCTGGCGGCCAACCATCCCGACGTACTGCGCCAGGCCCTGACTGCGGCCCAGTCCAACGATCTCAACCTCCAGACCGATCGCCGCTACAAATTGGCCCTGCGATCGCTGCCCCAGGCCCGAATCGGCCTGCTGGCCCTCAACTGGCCCGCCATCCACCACTGGCTGCACCCCGAGCAGGAGGCCGACCTGAGCCTGACCCAGCTGGAAACCGCCGATGACGAGGTGGGCTGGGGGCTGATGTCGTGGCAGCTGACCCACCAGGGGCTGGTGGGCCACACCGCCCTGCTGGCGGCCCAGGGGCATCGGCTCCATCCCCAGCCAGCCACGGTGGGCGGCTGGGACGCGATCGCCCCCTACCTGCCTGAGGCCCTGGCGGTCACGGCGGGCGGCACTGACCTGGCTGCCCTGGGCCGGCACCTGAAGCCGCTGCTGGCCCTGATCGACCCAACGGGCAATGGGAGCGCCCCCCTGAGCCACGTTTTTGACAGCGCCCTGGGATCGGGGGTAGCCGAATTGCTGCAGACCGGTATCGATCGGGCCTACGGCCTGGGCCTGCAGCGCCTGGACGCCGGGTCCCCCGACTGGCTGGTGGTCGCCCCTCAAAGCGACAGCCTCAACAACACCCTGGAGGCGCTCAACGATCTGGCGCGACAGCAGGGACTGGGGGTAGGATCGCTAGATGTGCGGGGAACCCCAGCGATCGCCTGGACTCGCCTGGCCCTGCCCAACCGGGGGGCTCGCCCCCTACAGGTGGTGGCGGAGGTGGCCGGGCTCCACGCCCAGGTGGACCAGTACGAGGTGCTGGCGGCCTCTGCCGCCACCCTGGATACCGTTCTGCACCCGAACGACAGCGCCCGACAGCACCCGGCCTGGTGGCCGCAGGTGGCCCAGCTGCCTGGACCCAGCAATGGCTATGTCCATATCGACTGGGCCCAGGTACAGGCGGGACTGGCCCAGGCCGTACCCCGGTGGCGGCTGTGGGGCGCTGCGGCAGAGCCCGCCCTCAAGCATCTACGCCAAGTTACGCTGGTCAGCGGCGATCGCACCGATTCGATGCAGACCGGCAGCATTGTGGTTCAGCTCAGCAATCAGTGA
- a CDS encoding glycerate kinase, giving the protein MADLTDRGTEVGPGEFAPWPLLTMHLGGHPLDQAQLQQLLAWELANPERAAAWGITPANGPGQLQERLDWLQALAPRHGDLPLPPAPLEQCLPLYWQLWLPLALTLKQARDELNRPLIQGVLGVQGTGKTTLTLILQHLLEGMGYRAVGLSIDDLYKTYRDRQQLVQADPRLRWRGPPGTHDIDLGLTTLAHIRTAAAGEAVALPRFDKSLHGGQGDRSDPEWVRDVDILLFEGWFLGARPIDPSGFDRAPAPILTEADRQFARDMNAQLATYLPLWDCLDRLMVLCPADYRLSKQWRKAAEHQMKALGKDGMSDAIIDEFVDYFWRALHPELFIDSLKRDGEHVDLVVEIDRDRIPRAIYSPALAMI; this is encoded by the coding sequence ATGGCAGACCTGACAGACAGAGGCACGGAGGTTGGGCCTGGCGAGTTTGCCCCCTGGCCCCTGCTCACCATGCACCTGGGAGGCCACCCCCTCGACCAGGCGCAACTCCAGCAGCTGCTGGCCTGGGAGTTGGCCAACCCTGAGCGGGCGGCGGCCTGGGGCATTACCCCGGCCAACGGCCCTGGCCAGCTGCAAGAGCGCCTGGACTGGCTGCAGGCGCTGGCTCCCCGCCACGGGGACTTGCCCCTGCCGCCAGCCCCTCTGGAGCAATGCCTACCGCTGTACTGGCAGCTGTGGCTGCCCCTGGCCCTTACCCTCAAGCAGGCCCGCGACGAACTCAACCGGCCCCTAATTCAGGGCGTTCTGGGCGTCCAGGGCACCGGCAAAACCACCCTCACTCTGATTTTGCAGCACCTGCTGGAGGGCATGGGCTATCGGGCCGTGGGCCTCTCCATCGACGACCTCTACAAGACCTACCGCGATCGCCAGCAGCTGGTTCAGGCCGACCCCCGGCTGCGGTGGCGGGGACCGCCGGGTACCCACGACATCGACCTGGGGCTGACCACGCTGGCCCACATTCGCACGGCGGCGGCGGGGGAGGCGGTGGCCCTGCCCCGGTTCGACAAGTCGCTGCACGGTGGCCAGGGCGATCGCAGCGATCCTGAGTGGGTGCGAGATGTGGATATTCTGCTGTTTGAGGGCTGGTTTTTGGGAGCGCGACCCATCGATCCCAGCGGGTTTGACCGGGCTCCAGCGCCGATTCTCACCGAGGCCGATCGCCAGTTTGCCCGCGATATGAACGCCCAACTGGCTACCTACCTGCCCCTGTGGGACTGCCTGGATCGCCTGATGGTGCTCTGCCCCGCCGACTATCGCCTGAGCAAACAGTGGCGCAAAGCCGCCGAGCACCAGATGAAGGCCCTGGGCAAGGACGGCATGAGCGATGCCATCATCGATGAATTTGTCGACTACTTCTGGCGAGCGCTGCACCCAGAGCTGTTTATTGATTCCCTCAAGCGGGATGGCGAACACGTTGACCTGGTGGTAGAAATTGACCGCGATCGCATCCCCAGGGCGATCTATTCCCCAGCATTAGCTATGATTTAA
- a CDS encoding pentapeptide repeat-containing protein produces the protein MPSDSVDIAALRSGQLRHLAGANLEDEDLSGADLAGIHLAGANLVGADLSRAGLAKAHLEGANLMGASLVGADLRANLWGANLMQCDLTGADLRGANLRGANLMGARLGGVSLGGAFLSGCNLMGVNLQGVDLRGADLRGANLSDTNLKGADLSQADLQGARLDNANLEEADLRQANLSGASLGGANLLCANLSGTQLDGVTLTGACLIGTHLDK, from the coding sequence GTGCCCAGCGACTCCGTAGATATTGCCGCCCTGCGATCGGGCCAGCTCCGTCACCTGGCCGGGGCCAATCTAGAAGACGAAGACCTGTCAGGCGCTGATTTAGCAGGCATTCACCTGGCTGGGGCCAACCTGGTCGGGGCCGACCTGAGCCGGGCCGGGCTGGCCAAGGCCCACCTGGAGGGAGCCAACCTGATGGGGGCCAGCCTGGTAGGGGCCGACCTGCGGGCCAACCTGTGGGGGGCCAACCTGATGCAGTGCGACCTCACCGGGGCCGACCTGCGGGGCGCCAACCTGCGCGGAGCTAATCTGATGGGGGCGCGCCTGGGGGGCGTGAGCCTGGGCGGGGCCTTTCTGAGTGGCTGTAACCTGATGGGGGTCAACCTGCAGGGGGTAGACCTGCGCGGAGCCGACCTGCGCGGGGCCAACCTGAGCGACACCAACCTGAAGGGGGCCGACCTGTCCCAGGCCGATCTGCAGGGGGCACGGCTGGACAACGCCAACCTGGAGGAGGCCGACCTGCGCCAGGCCAATCTGTCCGGGGCCTCCCTGGGCGGAGCCAACCTGCTCTGCGCCAATTTGAGCGGTACGCAGCTCGATGGAGTCACCCTGACGGGGGCCTGCCTGATTGGCACCCACCTGGACAAATAG
- the arsH gene encoding arsenical resistance protein ArsH yields MSFDHPPRILFLYGSLRDRSYSRLLAEEAARIIENFGAEVRFFHPHGLPLHGSVPDSHPKVQELRDLVSWSEGQVWCSPEMHGTLSGLMKHQIDWIPLSLGAVRPTQGKTPAVMQVCGGSQSYNAVNALRVLGRWMRMFTIPNQSSVPKAYQEFNEDGTMKASAYRDRIIDVMEELYKFTLLLRDQVDYLTDRYSERQAETAKQANKIVSQATGTDAAPSA; encoded by the coding sequence ATGAGCTTTGACCATCCACCCAGAATTTTGTTTCTCTACGGCTCGCTGCGCGATCGCTCCTACAGCCGCCTGCTGGCCGAGGAAGCCGCCCGCATCATCGAGAATTTTGGGGCCGAGGTGCGCTTTTTTCATCCCCACGGGTTGCCGCTCCACGGCAGCGTGCCCGACAGCCATCCCAAGGTGCAGGAGCTGCGCGACTTGGTCAGTTGGTCCGAGGGCCAGGTGTGGTGTAGCCCTGAGATGCACGGCACCCTTAGCGGCCTGATGAAACACCAGATCGATTGGATACCGCTGAGTCTGGGTGCTGTGCGACCGACCCAGGGTAAAACCCCGGCGGTGATGCAGGTGTGCGGCGGGTCGCAGTCGTACAATGCGGTCAATGCCCTGCGGGTGCTGGGGCGCTGGATGCGGATGTTTACGATTCCAAACCAGTCGTCGGTCCCTAAGGCCTACCAGGAGTTCAACGAGGACGGCACGATGAAGGCCTCGGCCTACCGCGATCGCATCATTGACGTGATGGAGGAACTCTATAAATTCACCCTGCTGCTGCGCGACCAGGTGGATTACCTCACCGATCGCTACAGCGAGCGCCAGGCCGAAACCGCCAAACAGGCCAACAAAATAGTCAGCCAGGCCACCGGCACTGACGCTGCCCCATCTGCCTGA